A window of Streptomyces sp. NBC_01689 genomic DNA:
CGAATAGCCCGACCACTCCAGGCCGGAGCCGGGCCACACGGCCCACAGCCCGGCCGCGGCGAGTCCGGCCCGTCGGCCGCCGATCCGCGCCGTGACGGCGTGGATCGCCAGGGCGGCGGCGAAGGAGGCCACGACCGAGACCAGCAGACCCGCACCCAGCAGACCCAGGCCGGTGCATGAGGAGACCAGGCGCATCAGAGCCGGGTACAGCGGGAAGAACGCCGCCGCGTTGCCCTCCAGGGTGATGAGGCCGGTGGCGCCGGGCACCGGTACGAGCGCGGGGTGGTAGCCGTGCGCGGCGATCTGCTGGTACCACCAGCCGTCCCAGGTGGCCAGGACGTCCCAGACATGGGCGCCGCCGCCGAAGCGGTGGTCCTTGCGGCGGAAGTCCCCGGCGGAGTCGAGCAGGTACATGAAGACGCAGAAGCCCACGAGCTTCAGCGATCCGTACAGCGCGAGCACCGGAGCGTGGCGCGACACGGCGCGGCGCAGCCGGGCCCGGCGTGTCGGCACGGCGGGGACGGTGGGGACGGTGGGGGAGGGGAGGACCGCGGGGGCGGTGGCGTACGGCGGCTCGGTGGCGAGCCGACCGCCGTAGACGCGCGTCCTGGCGTCCTCGTACGCCGGCGGGGGCGCGGACCGCGGGTGGTTCATCGGGCCTCGCCTCCCCGTGCGTCGGCGGTGGAGGCGCTGGTGAACACCCCGGCCCGGAGGAGCAGGGGGCACAGCAGTGTCGTGGCGAGGTCGGCGACGGCGAGCACGGCGACCTCCCCCGGCCGTCCGGGATGGGGGACCCAGCGGTGCAGTGCGGCGAGCGCGCCACCGGTGAGGGCCAGACCGGCACCGAGGGCGAGGAGCCCTCCGGGCCGCCGGCGCGGCGCGCCGCCGCGTCCGCCCCGTCCGAGGGCGAGCCGCCGGTGCGCGGCCGGGTGGGCGACGGCACAGCACAGGAGCGCCCACGCGTTGGCCTCCTGCGGACCCGTCACCGTGCGCAGGGACACGTAGAGCAGGACGTACCCGACCGTGGTCAGCAGGCCGACCGCGCCGAGGCGTGGGGAGCGGCCCACGGGTGAGCCCGGAGCGGGGCCCGCGTCGGCGCGCCGCAGATCAGCGGTCGGGAGCGCGCCACGGGCCAGTGCCCCGCCGATCCTGGCGATCCCGCGCAGGTCCGCCACGGCCGTGGGGATCAGGTCGACCCGGCTGTCGGGGTCGTCCACCCAGTCGACGGGCACCTCGTGGATCCGCAGGCCCGCTCGCTCGGCGATGACGAGCATCTCCGTGTCGAAGAACCAGCCCGAGTCCTCCACCAGGGGGAGCAGCCGTTCGGCGACATCGCGCCGGACCGCCTTGAAACCGCACTGGGCGTCGGAGAACCCGACGGCGAGGGTGGACCGCAACAGGGCGTTGTAGCAACGGGAGATGATCTCCCGCTTGGGACCGCGCACCACCCGGGAGCCCCGGGCCAGCCGGGTCCCGATGGCCAGGTCGGAGTGGCCGGAGATCAGTGGGGCCACCAGCGGGAGCAGGGCCGTCAGTTCGGTGGACAGGTCCACGTCCAGGTAGGCCAGGACCGGGGCTCGTGACCGCGACCAGGCGGCACGCAGAGCCCGTCCGCGGCCCTTCTCGGTCAGCCGTATCCACTCGGCCTCCGGCAGGTCGGCGGCCAGCCGGGCCGCGATCCGGGGCGTGGCGTCGGTGCTGGCGTTGTCGGCGACGGTGATGCGGAACGGGTAGGGGAACGTCTCGCGCAGGTGCCGGTGCAGCCGTCGCACGCTCGGCTCCAGGTCCCGCTCCTCGTTGAACACCGGGACGACGACGTCCAGTACGGGTTCCGGGTGGTCCGCTGGGAGCGGCAGCCGGAGCGGCAGTCCGTCCAGGGGCAGTCCTGTCGGGCGGGTCGCCGGGGAGAGCCGCACGGTATGGGTCATGGTTCGTCCAGGTCTGTACGTCCTCGCAGGGCATCCCGAAGGCACTCACGGCGGAGCTGTGGTTCCGGGGTGAGGCCGCGGGCGAGCGAGGAAGGGTCGGCGGGACGGAAGGTCCCGGGGCAGGGCGGGCGGGCCGGAGGATGCCTCGGCCGGGGAGTACGGAGAGCGGGCGGACCGGCGGGCGGGTGGTGGTTACCCGGTGTCGGCCGAGCCGGAGGAGGAGGACGAGGGCGGGGACGAGGGTGACTCGACGGGCGTCGTCGTGGGGGGTGGTGGTGCGCTGCTGTCGCCCGGGGTCGACGAACTCCGGGGCGGCGGGGCCGAGGTCGTGGTCCCGGAGCCGTCCGAGCCGTCCGAGGCCGCCCCGCCCGTCGAGGCAGGAGCGGAGGGCGGTGCGGAGGTGCCGGCGGTGTCGTCCGGCGCGGCCGTGTCCGAGCCGGTAGGGGTTCCGGAGGGCTGGGGCGGAGTGGGGGAGAGCGTCGGTGTGACGTCCGGCGACGGGCGGCCGGTCAGGGGCAGCGGGGCCTGCGGCCGGTCGCTGTCCGGGGTGTGGGGCAACAGGAAGAGTCCGGCGCCGAGTCCGGCGACCGCGAGCACGGAGCCCACGGCCTTCTGCGCGGAGCGGACCCGGCGGCGGTCGCGGATCCCGGTCCTGAGACGGTTCCGCTGTGCCGGGTCGAAGGGGGTGTGCTCCTCGGCGTCGCGCATCATCCGCGCCAACTCCCGCTCGA
This region includes:
- a CDS encoding dolichyl-phosphate beta-glucosyltransferase, with the translated sequence MTHTVRLSPATRPTGLPLDGLPLRLPLPADHPEPVLDVVVPVFNEERDLEPSVRRLHRHLRETFPYPFRITVADNASTDATPRIAARLAADLPEAEWIRLTEKGRGRALRAAWSRSRAPVLAYLDVDLSTELTALLPLVAPLISGHSDLAIGTRLARGSRVVRGPKREIISRCYNALLRSTLAVGFSDAQCGFKAVRRDVAERLLPLVEDSGWFFDTEMLVIAERAGLRIHEVPVDWVDDPDSRVDLIPTAVADLRGIARIGGALARGALPTADLRRADAGPAPGSPVGRSPRLGAVGLLTTVGYVLLYVSLRTVTGPQEANAWALLCCAVAHPAAHRRLALGRGGRGGAPRRRPGGLLALGAGLALTGGALAALHRWVPHPGRPGEVAVLAVADLATTLLCPLLLRAGVFTSASTADARGGEAR